One Alphaproteobacteria bacterium LSUCC0396 genomic region harbors:
- a CDS encoding DegT/DnrJ/EryC1/StrS family aminotransferase gives MTQTVFRKPFTQQEGIPEAGIKRAVEIMQTGRLHRYNLLPDEVGDVAALEMEYAKWQGAAYCVACTSGGYAIQLGLRICGVKPGDKVLANAYTLAPVPGAIHNVGAVPVLVDIDENYHIDCDDLDAKAAASGAKHLLLSYMRGHIPDMDRVLAVCAKHDISLIEDCAHTMGAKWRGIRSGNFGKVAAFSTQTYKHMNSGEGGFLTTNDAELAAVAVVSSGSYMLYGRHGAIPAEEIFQKVRLHAPNYSGRMDHLRAAMLRAQLPMLEDNLARWNQLYDRLHGHLSAMDGVIIPPRKQEEFYVGSSIQFRADAVAASAVPDFVAACAKRGVELKWFGDAEPKAFTSRYDSWRYIDDIPVLPTTLRVLEKTLDMRVPLTFTIDDCDVIAEIIAEEIRPFLTN, from the coding sequence ATGACGCAAACGGTGTTTCGCAAACCATTTACCCAGCAAGAGGGAATCCCCGAAGCCGGCATCAAACGTGCAGTCGAAATTATGCAAACCGGCCGATTGCACCGGTATAATCTACTGCCCGATGAAGTTGGCGACGTCGCTGCCTTGGAAATGGAATATGCGAAATGGCAGGGGGCGGCGTATTGCGTTGCCTGCACTTCGGGGGGCTATGCTATTCAGCTTGGCTTGCGAATTTGCGGGGTTAAACCTGGCGATAAAGTGCTGGCGAATGCCTATACTCTGGCCCCAGTTCCAGGTGCTATTCATAATGTTGGCGCTGTGCCAGTTCTAGTCGATATTGATGAGAATTATCATATTGATTGTGATGATCTGGATGCAAAGGCCGCGGCCAGCGGTGCCAAACATCTGCTCTTATCATACATGCGGGGTCATATTCCCGATATGGACAGGGTGCTGGCGGTATGTGCCAAGCATGATATCAGCCTCATTGAAGATTGTGCCCACACAATGGGGGCAAAATGGCGCGGTATCCGCTCGGGCAATTTCGGTAAGGTGGCGGCATTTTCAACCCAGACCTATAAACATATGAATTCGGGCGAGGGTGGTTTTTTGACCACTAATGATGCCGAACTGGCGGCGGTTGCGGTGGTGTCGTCCGGCTCTTATATGCTCTATGGTCGTCATGGCGCGATCCCGGCCGAAGAAATATTTCAAAAAGTGCGGCTTCATGCTCCTAATTATTCGGGACGGATGGATCATTTGCGTGCGGCGATGTTACGCGCGCAACTGCCGATGCTTGAAGATAATTTGGCGCGCTGGAACCAGCTTTATGATCGGCTTCATGGGCATCTATCGGCAATGGACGGGGTGATTATTCCGCCGCGCAAACAAGAAGAGTTTTATGTTGGCTCGTCAATCCAATTCCGTGCTGATGCGGTGGCAGCGTCCGCGGTTCCCGATTTTGTTGCGGCCTGTGCCAAACGTGGGGTTGAGCTGAAATGGTTTGGTGATGCTGAGCCAAAGGCCTTTACCAGCCGCTATGATAGCTGGCGTTATATTGATGATATCCCGGTTTTGCCAACGACGTTGCGGGTGCTGGAAAAAACCCTTGATATGCGTGTACCGCTGACTTTCACAATTGATGATTGCGACGTGATCGCCGAGATTATCGCCGAAGAAATCAGGCCGTTTTTAACAAATTAA
- a CDS encoding TRAP transporter permease gives MTPPVADHQNNPSFLSSLQYGLIAAAASLMTILCILWNLDAPTRLGIAFLTEQYMGFQLGLALTILFLTPSNSLVRDLIGVLAAVVCFAGLTYMAYNYDNLLAEQAYRPPILTLLGGIVVLGVVEGVRRRAGMALFAIILVFLIYALLADRVPGTLVGQEMSPVKLVQYLGFDPGAVFATPLAVGTVIVVLFVFFGQLLFSAGGGEFFTDLAMAATGRTRGGSAKISIIASALFGSISGSAVSNVVTTGVVTIPLMRRGGYSKNDAGAIEAIASTGGQLTPPIMGAAAFLMAEFLEISYLTVAAGALLPAVIYYFSVFIQVDLIAARDNIKPVEDDTPNIGAVLREGWHFILPMLVLVLALFWLRYDPEMAAILASAAVIVTGMLRGYKGKKLTISQIRQTLISTGTSMVDLILIVAAAGFVIGVLNATGLGFALTLLLLEVIGQNLFVILFAAAFICILLGMGMPTSGVYVLLAALVAPSIVEAGVNPLAAHLFILYFGMMSMITPPVALAAFAAAAITNANPFSTGIAAMRIGWAAYVVPFVFVVTPSLLLDGDSLEITMALGFSLAGIFMVSVGIVGHFTRRLPILLRLLAIILGLLCLPFPIIGMLMNMVACAIVAGLALFAALRPKSFQPKTGITSN, from the coding sequence ATGACTCCCCCAGTAGCAGATCATCAAAACAACCCATCGTTTCTATCATCATTGCAATATGGGCTGATTGCGGCTGCCGCCAGTTTGATGACGATATTGTGCATCTTATGGAATCTTGATGCGCCAACCCGGTTGGGCATTGCGTTTCTGACCGAACAATATATGGGCTTTCAGCTTGGACTGGCGCTAACAATCCTATTTTTGACCCCGTCAAACAGCTTGGTTCGCGACCTGATTGGCGTTCTAGCCGCCGTTGTCTGTTTTGCCGGCCTGACCTATATGGCGTACAATTACGACAATTTGCTGGCCGAACAGGCCTATCGCCCGCCGATCCTGACATTGCTGGGCGGCATCGTTGTTTTGGGCGTTGTTGAAGGCGTGCGCCGGCGCGCCGGCATGGCGCTTTTTGCGATCATTCTGGTTTTTCTGATTTACGCTCTTTTGGCAGATCGAGTGCCCGGCACGCTGGTTGGCCAAGAAATGTCGCCGGTCAAGCTGGTGCAATATCTAGGCTTTGATCCCGGTGCCGTCTTTGCCACTCCTTTGGCGGTTGGCACTGTCATTGTCGTGCTGTTTGTATTCTTTGGACAGTTGCTATTCAGTGCCGGTGGCGGCGAATTCTTTACCGACCTTGCAATGGCTGCAACTGGCCGGACACGCGGTGGCAGCGCAAAAATCTCAATCATCGCTTCAGCCCTATTCGGCTCCATCTCCGGCAGTGCAGTCTCGAATGTTGTGACCACCGGCGTTGTCACAATTCCGCTGATGCGGCGTGGCGGCTACTCAAAGAACGATGCTGGCGCAATCGAGGCAATTGCCTCAACCGGTGGCCAGCTGACACCGCCAATCATGGGAGCGGCAGCATTTTTAATGGCCGAATTCCTTGAAATTTCATATCTGACAGTTGCCGCCGGCGCATTGCTGCCCGCGGTCATTTATTATTTCAGTGTCTTTATTCAGGTCGATCTAATCGCCGCGCGTGACAATATCAAACCGGTGGAAGATGACACGCCAAATATTGGCGCGGTTTTACGTGAGGGTTGGCATTTTATCCTGCCTATGCTGGTGCTGGTGCTGGCATTATTCTGGCTGCGATATGATCCGGAAATGGCCGCAATACTGGCCTCGGCTGCGGTCATCGTAACTGGGATGCTGCGCGGTTATAAGGGCAAAAAACTGACCATTTCCCAGATTCGTCAGACACTGATCAGCACTGGCACATCGATGGTTGATCTCATTCTTATCGTTGCCGCCGCAGGCTTTGTTATCGGCGTGTTGAACGCGACAGGCCTCGGCTTTGCTTTGACCTTGTTATTGCTGGAGGTGATTGGGCAGAACCTGTTTGTGATTCTTTTTGCAGCTGCATTTATCTGTATTCTACTTGGCATGGGTATGCCGACTTCGGGCGTTTATGTGCTTTTGGCAGCACTGGTTGCGCCATCGATTGTCGAGGCTGGTGTGAACCCATTAGCTGCCCATCTCTTCATTCTTTATTTTGGCATGATGTCGATGATTACGCCGCCTGTTGCGCTTGCAGCATTCGCCGCTGCTGCCATTACCAATGCCAACCCGTTTTCTACCGGCATTGCGGCCATGCGGATCGGCTGGGCGGCCTATGTCGTGCCATTTGTTTTTGTTGTGACGCCAAGCCTTCTGCTGGATGGTGACAGCCTCGAAATTACCATGGCTTTGGGCTTTTCATTGGCCGGCATTTTCATGGTTTCGGTTGGCATCGTCGGTCATTTTACGCGGCGATTGCCAATTCTTTTACGCTTGCTTGCGATCATTTTGGGGCTGTTATGCCTGCCATTTCCGATTATTGGCATGCTGATGAATATGGTGGCATGTGCCATTGTCGCAGGGCTTGCCTTATTTGCCGCGCTACGGCCAAAAAGTTTCCAGCCTAAAACAGGAATAACGAGCAATTAA
- a CDS encoding tartrate dehydrogenase, giving the protein MKTYKIASIPGDGIGVEVIDAGLKVLDALAARDGGFKLDVTSFDWGSDRYKREGALMPADGANELRDFDAIFFGAVGAPDIPDHLTLWGLRLNICQPLDQYANVRPTRILPGIKSPLAGVTAKDLDWVIVRENSEGEYAGQGGRSHRGQPHEMATDLAVFTRVGVERVMRFAFELARSRPRKLLTVVTKSNAQRYGMVMWDEIAAEVAADFPDVTWDKILVDAMTVRMTMKPESLDTIVATNLHADVLSDLAAALSGSIGVAPTANLNPERTSPSMFEPIHGSAFDITGKGIANPVGTFWSASMMLEHIGESDAATRLMEAIEVITANPDFHTPDLGGTATSEQVTNAIIDVIRARNE; this is encoded by the coding sequence ATGAAAACATATAAAATCGCGTCTATTCCGGGCGATGGCATTGGCGTTGAGGTTATTGATGCTGGGTTAAAGGTTCTTGATGCTCTTGCCGCGCGTGATGGCGGGTTCAAACTGGATGTGACCAGCTTTGATTGGGGCAGTGACCGTTACAAGCGTGAAGGCGCGCTGATGCCTGCTGATGGGGCAAATGAGCTGCGTGATTTTGATGCGATTTTCTTTGGTGCGGTTGGGGCGCCAGATATTCCTGATCATCTGACACTTTGGGGTTTGCGGTTGAATATCTGCCAGCCGCTTGATCAATATGCCAATGTCCGCCCAACGCGCATTCTTCCGGGGATCAAAAGTCCGCTGGCTGGTGTAACGGCAAAGGATCTTGACTGGGTTATCGTGCGGGAAAATTCCGAAGGGGAATATGCTGGTCAGGGCGGCCGTAGTCATCGTGGCCAGCCGCATGAAATGGCCACTGATCTGGCCGTCTTTACACGGGTTGGTGTCGAACGTGTCATGCGTTTTGCGTTCGAGCTGGCGCGGTCACGGCCGCGTAAATTATTGACCGTCGTGACGAAATCAAATGCCCAGCGATACGGTATGGTTATGTGGGATGAAATCGCCGCCGAAGTTGCCGCAGATTTCCCTGACGTGACATGGGATAAAATTCTGGTTGATGCGATGACAGTCAGAATGACGATGAAGCCGGAAAGCCTCGATACGATTGTTGCGACCAACCTTCACGCCGATGTGCTGTCGGATCTGGCGGCGGCTTTATCTGGATCAATTGGCGTTGCGCCAACGGCCAATCTGAACCCTGAGCGGACCAGCCCTTCAATGTTCGAGCCGATCCATGGTTCGGCCTTTGATATTACCGGCAAGGGCATCGCCAATCCGGTGGGAACGTTCTGGAGCGCGTCGATGATGCTTGAGCATATTGGCGAGAGCGATGCCGCTACACGGTTAATGGAAGCGATCGAGGTGATTACTGCCAATCCTGATTTTCATAC
- a CDS encoding NAD-dependent succinate-semialdehyde dehydrogenase — translation MSYPELKMLIAGEWVLGSDGASEPVICPADGTEIGQVPHASPADLDRALESSLEGFNLWRKMTPHSRQAILEKAARLLEDRFEVNSANLTREMGKPLAEAKIEMQVAIDLLRWYAEEAKRVYGRIIPSRFPGMQHEARKLPVGPALAFVAWNFPATNVMRKVAGALAAGCSITIKPSEETPATAIAIGAALVDAGLPAGVLNIVFGVPAQVSEHLLGSTIPRKLSFTGSVPVGIHLQQLAAKNMIRCTMELGGHSPVMVFKDADIDAAAQLCAMGKFRNAGQVCISPTRFFIEEPVRNQFLAAFRKHVEAVTTGNGLDAGVTMGPLVAERRIDIMDGFVADALQKGAELLVGGGRIQSPGSFYQPTLLSDVPDTARIMTEEPFGPIAPTAVFANIDEVIARANSLPFGLAAYAFTNSAKTVGILKTEIETGMLAVNSLHVHSVETPFGGLKFSGYGHEGGSEGLDAFLATRYSSEIYN, via the coding sequence ATGTCCTATCCAGAGTTAAAAATGCTAATTGCTGGTGAGTGGGTGTTGGGCAGTGACGGCGCAAGTGAGCCGGTTATTTGCCCGGCTGATGGTACCGAGATCGGCCAGGTGCCTCATGCCAGTCCGGCAGACCTTGATCGGGCGCTGGAAAGCAGCCTTGAAGGGTTCAACCTGTGGCGCAAGATGACCCCGCATAGTCGGCAGGCCATTCTCGAAAAGGCGGCACGTCTGCTTGAGGACAGGTTTGAGGTTAATTCTGCCAATCTAACGCGCGAAATGGGCAAGCCGCTTGCCGAGGCGAAAATTGAAATGCAGGTCGCAATTGATCTGCTTCGTTGGTACGCAGAAGAGGCCAAGCGTGTCTATGGGCGGATCATTCCGTCACGATTTCCGGGCATGCAGCATGAGGCGCGCAAATTGCCAGTTGGGCCAGCGCTTGCCTTTGTGGCATGGAATTTTCCGGCAACAAATGTGATGCGCAAGGTTGCTGGTGCGCTGGCTGCCGGATGTTCGATAACGATTAAACCAAGCGAGGAAACGCCGGCTACCGCCATTGCAATTGGTGCGGCACTGGTGGATGCGGGCTTGCCTGCGGGTGTGCTGAATATTGTTTTTGGGGTGCCAGCACAAGTATCAGAACATCTGCTTGGCTCGACGATTCCCCGTAAACTCAGCTTTACCGGCAGCGTGCCTGTCGGCATTCATCTGCAACAGCTTGCTGCCAAAAATATGATCCGCTGCACGATGGAGCTTGGCGGCCATTCGCCGGTGATGGTGTTCAAAGACGCTGATATTGATGCCGCGGCGCAGCTTTGCGCGATGGGCAAATTCCGCAATGCGGGTCAGGTTTGTATTTCACCAACCCGCTTTTTCATCGAAGAGCCAGTTCGTAATCAGTTTCTGGCAGCTTTTAGAAAACATGTTGAGGCGGTCACTACCGGCAATGGCCTTGATGCGGGTGTTACAATGGGGCCGCTTGTTGCCGAACGCCGGATTGACATCATGGATGGTTTTGTTGCGGATGCTCTTCAAAAGGGCGCCGAGCTGTTGGTTGGGGGTGGCCGGATTCAAAGCCCGGGGTCATTTTATCAGCCAACCCTGTTAAGCGATGTTCCCGACACCGCGCGCATCATGACCGAAGAGCCGTTTGGCCCAATTGCGCCGACCGCAGTTTTTGCAAATATCGACGAGGTGATTGCGCGGGCAAACAGCCTGCCATTCGGTCTTGCGGCCTATGCTTTTACCAATAGCGCCAAAACCGTTGGCATTTTAAAAACCGAGATTGAAACTGGTATGCTTGCAGTAAACTCGCTTCATGTTCATTCGGTGGAAACGCCGTTTGGCGGGCTGAAATTCAGCGGCTATGGCCATGAAGGCGGCAGTGAGGGGCTCGACGCATTTCTGGCAACCCGTTATTCGAGCGAGATTTATAATTAA
- a CDS encoding O-acetylhomoserine aminocarboxypropyltransferase/cysteine synthase family protein, whose amino-acid sequence MSATFQNPETLVLHAGNYRRDSATNAVAVPIYQTTSYQFDSTEHAGNLFGLRELGNIYTRIMNPTNAVLEERVAALEGGMVALAVASGSSAVALSIQNLCSAGDNIVSSPHLYGGTWNLFANTFKQLGIEVRFADADNPESFRELTDEKTRAYFAETLPNPKLNVFPIAEVAEIGKSLDIPLIVDNTTAPITCRPIDHGASVVVHSLTKYIGGHGTSIGGIIIDSGNFDWTRNPDRHPLFNTPDPSYHGAVWGSLVPEALGAPIAFAIRARVVMLRDLGAAISPTNSFQLIQGLETLPLRFRVHQDNAQRVAEHLVKHEAILSVIYPSLFEGAQKAKADKYLNRGYGPIVGIELKGGEAAGRKFIDNLKMIYHVANIGDARTLAIHPASTTHSQLSADDQLKTGVTPGYVRLAVGIEHFDDIIADIEQALVAANS is encoded by the coding sequence ATGTCAGCAACTTTTCAAAATCCCGAAACATTGGTGCTTCACGCCGGTAACTATCGCCGTGACAGCGCGACGAACGCAGTTGCAGTACCGATCTATCAAACTACCAGCTATCAGTTTGACAGCACCGAACATGCTGGCAATTTATTTGGCCTTCGCGAGCTTGGAAATATCTATACGCGGATCATGAACCCGACCAATGCAGTGCTGGAAGAACGGGTTGCCGCGCTTGAGGGGGGTATGGTTGCGCTGGCGGTTGCATCCGGATCATCAGCCGTCGCGCTTAGCATTCAAAACCTATGTAGTGCAGGCGATAACATTGTTTCGTCGCCGCATCTTTATGGCGGCACTTGGAACCTTTTTGCCAACACGTTCAAACAGCTTGGCATTGAGGTACGCTTTGCCGATGCGGATAATCCGGAAAGTTTTCGTGAACTAACCGACGAGAAAACCCGCGCTTATTTCGCCGAGACCCTGCCCAATCCAAAGCTGAATGTTTTTCCGATTGCCGAAGTTGCCGAAATTGGCAAGAGCCTTGATATCCCGCTTATTGTGGATAATACCACCGCGCCAATTACCTGCCGCCCAATCGACCATGGTGCCAGCGTCGTTGTGCACTCGCTGACCAAATATATTGGCGGCCATGGTACCTCAATTGGCGGCATCATTATTGATAGCGGCAATTTCGACTGGACCCGGAATCCGGACCGGCATCCGCTATTCAATACACCAGACCCAAGCTATCACGGCGCGGTTTGGGGCAGCCTTGTTCCCGAAGCATTAGGCGCACCAATCGCCTTTGCTATTCGTGCCCGCGTTGTGATGCTGCGCGACCTTGGAGCAGCGATTTCACCAACCAATTCGTTCCAGTTAATTCAAGGTCTGGAAACACTGCCATTGCGGTTCCGCGTTCATCAGGACAATGCGCAACGCGTTGCCGAACATCTGGTTAAGCATGAGGCGATCCTGTCGGTAATTTACCCAAGCCTGTTTGAAGGCGCACAAAAGGCCAAGGCCGACAAATATCTAAACCGTGGTTACGGGCCGATCGTTGGGATCGAGCTTAAGGGCGGCGAGGCAGCTGGCCGCAAGTTCATTGATAATCTGAAGATGATCTATCATGTTGCCAATATCGGTGATGCGCGCACCCTTGCCATTCATCCGGCATCGACAACGCATTCACAGCTTTCCGCCGACGATCAGTTAAAGACCGGGGTAACACCGGGCTATGTCAGGCTTGCGGTCGGGATTGAGCATTTTGACGACATCATCGCTGATATCGAACAGGCACTTGTCGCCGCTAACAGCTAG
- a CDS encoding serine/threonine protein kinase, which translates to MSTIVNSWNEWDPLKHVIVGRADDCHIPPEEPALDAKVPEDSDMRGQWGRRPQETIDRANELLDNFAAMLAARGIKVDRPTPIDFSQPATTPDFHTESQFGCMPPRDVLLTVGNEILEATMSYRCRWFEYLCYRPLMQKYWNEDPNFRHEAAPKPRLTDADYHPDYLSEKIGVAKRLQWAAEKFFVTTEEEPLFDAADVLRFGKDLVVQHGFTTNLKGIEWLRRHFPDHRVHAVNFPGDPYPIHIDATFTPLRPGLILNNPQRRLPEEQRRMFHDNGWEIVDAAQPAHNAPPALCYSSVWLSMNVLVLDPKTVCVEKSEVYQAEQMDKLGMNVIEVDLRDAYAFGGGLHCCTADVNRESVLEDYFPKLVG; encoded by the coding sequence ATGTCAACAATCGTGAATAGCTGGAATGAATGGGACCCGTTGAAACATGTCATCGTCGGACGTGCTGATGATTGTCATATCCCGCCAGAAGAGCCAGCCCTCGATGCCAAGGTGCCAGAAGATAGCGACATGCGTGGCCAGTGGGGTCGGCGTCCGCAGGAAACGATCGACCGCGCCAATGAGTTGCTGGATAATTTTGCGGCAATGCTGGCGGCGCGCGGGATCAAGGTTGATCGCCCGACACCGATTGATTTTTCCCAGCCAGCGACCACTCCTGATTTTCATACTGAAAGCCAATTCGGCTGTATGCCGCCACGCGATGTGCTGCTGACAGTTGGGAACGAAATTCTCGAAGCGACGATGTCATACCGCTGTCGCTGGTTTGAATATCTTTGTTACCGCCCGCTGATGCAGAAATATTGGAATGAAGATCCGAATTTCCGCCATGAGGCCGCACCAAAGCCGCGCCTGACTGATGCTGATTACCATCCAGATTATCTGTCAGAGAAAATTGGTGTTGCAAAACGGCTGCAATGGGCCGCCGAGAAATTCTTTGTAACGACGGAAGAAGAGCCGTTATTTGATGCTGCTGATGTTTTGCGTTTTGGCAAGGACCTTGTTGTCCAGCATGGCTTTACGACAAACTTAAAAGGCATTGAATGGCTGCGCCGGCATTTTCCTGATCACCGGGTTCATGCGGTTAATTTTCCCGGAGACCCATATCCAATTCATATTGACGCGACATTTACCCCGCTTCGTCCCGGCCTGATTTTGAACAATCCGCAACGCCGCCTGCCAGAAGAACAGCGCCGGATGTTTCATGATAATGGGTGGGAAATTGTTGATGCGGCACAGCCCGCGCATAATGCCCCGCCGGCGCTATGCTATTCGTCGGTTTGGCTTAGCATGAATGTGCTGGTGCTTGATCCGAAAACAGTTTGTGTCGAAAAATCCGAGGTCTATCAGGCTGAGCAGATGGACAAGCTCGGGATGAATGTTATCGAGGTTGATTTGCGGGATGCCTATGCCTTTGGTGGCGGTTTGCATTGTTGTACCGCAGATGTTAACCGTGAAAGTGTGCTGGAGGATTATTTCCCAAAGCTGGTGGGTTAA
- a CDS encoding CoxG family protein, whose product MEIADEITIPATRAAVYEALNDIEILKACIPGCESLERESETKLVAKVVLKIGPVKAKFNGFVTLDQSKAPDGFSLSGEGEGGLAGFAKGGADVTLTEDGDTTILHYTATAETGGKIAQLGSRLITSTAKKLSKMFFEKFEKVMIGEVEIDSAS is encoded by the coding sequence ATGGAAATTGCCGACGAAATCACGATCCCTGCCACCCGTGCCGCGGTCTATGAAGCGTTGAATGATATTGAGATCCTAAAGGCCTGCATTCCGGGTTGCGAATCGCTTGAACGCGAGTCCGAAACCAAACTGGTTGCCAAAGTTGTGCTGAAAATCGGGCCCGTTAAGGCAAAATTCAATGGCTTTGTTACACTTGACCAATCAAAGGCACCGGACGGGTTTAGCCTGTCTGGCGAAGGCGAAGGCGGTCTTGCCGGATTTGCTAAGGGCGGCGCTGATGTGACATTAACCGAAGATGGTGATACGACAATTCTGCATTATACCGCAACCGCCGAAACCGGCGGCAAGATTGCCCAGCTTGGCAGCCGGCTGATCACCAGCACGGCAAAAAAACTGTCCAAGATGTTTTTCGAGAAATTCGAAAAAGTCATGATTGGTGAGGTGGAAATTGACAGCGCAAGCTAG
- a CDS encoding aminopeptidase P family protein, which yields MTLRPETYRFHNGEKATAQFSNSEYEFRITGLRRIMAAANVDAAVFTSMHSIAYYSGFLYCAFGRPYGLVVTANDHATISAGIDGGQPWRRCFGDNITYTDWKRDNFWRAVVSMTGQNCAIGYEADHLTLDQHDKLKTFLSPSSMINLSHDVMQQRMHKSAAELALIKAAAKIADIGGYAIHDAVKEGAREIDIAMAGRDAMEIAIAAAFPDAEYRDTWVWFQSGLNTDGAHNPVTSRALQSGDILSLNSFPMISGYYTALERTMFLKEVDAASLQIWNANVAAHEYGMSLLQPGMSCSTVTQKINAFLQERDLLQYRSFGYGHSFGILSHYYGREAGLELREDVDTVLRPGMVVSMEPMLTIPHGTPGAGGYREHDILIITDGGHENITHYPYGPDFNIVG from the coding sequence ATGACTTTACGACCAGAAACCTACCGTTTTCATAACGGTGAAAAAGCAACAGCGCAATTTTCCAACAGCGAATATGAATTCCGAATAACCGGTTTGCGCCGGATTATGGCCGCCGCCAATGTGGATGCTGCCGTTTTTACCTCAATGCACTCGATCGCCTATTATTCCGGCTTTCTTTATTGCGCCTTTGGCCGGCCTTACGGGCTGGTCGTCACAGCCAATGATCATGCCACAATTTCTGCAGGCATTGATGGCGGCCAGCCATGGCGGCGATGCTTTGGCGATAACATCACCTACACCGACTGGAAACGCGATAATTTTTGGCGTGCAGTTGTATCAATGACCGGCCAGAACTGTGCTATCGGCTATGAGGCAGATCATCTCACCCTTGATCAGCATGACAAGCTAAAGACATTTCTATCGCCTTCCAGCATGATCAATCTGTCACATGACGTGATGCAGCAGCGAATGCATAAATCAGCGGCAGAACTGGCACTGATCAAAGCCGCTGCCAAGATTGCCGATATTGGCGGCTATGCTATCCATGATGCGGTAAAAGAAGGCGCACGTGAAATTGACATTGCTATGGCTGGCCGTGATGCCATGGAAATTGCGATTGCCGCAGCCTTTCCCGATGCCGAATATCGCGATACGTGGGTCTGGTTTCAATCCGGTCTCAATACCGATGGGGCCCATAATCCGGTCACAAGCCGAGCCTTGCAATCCGGCGATATTCTATCGCTCAACAGCTTTCCGATGATTTCCGGCTACTATACCGCACTTGAACGAACGATGTTTTTAAAAGAGGTAGATGCGGCCAGCCTTCAGATCTGGAACGCCAATGTTGCCGCACATGAATATGGCATGAGCCTGCTGCAACCCGGCATGAGCTGCAGCACGGTTACCCAAAAGATCAACGCCTTTCTGCAAGAGCGCGATCTGCTGCAATATCGCAGCTTTGGCTATGGTCATTCATTCGGCATCCTGTCGCATTATTACGGCCGCGAAGCCGGGCTGGAACTGCGCGAAGATGTTGATACTGTGCTGAGACCGGGCATGGTGGTGTCGATGGAACCGATGCTGACCATTCCGCATGGCACGCCGGGTGCTGGCGGATACCGTGAGCATGATATTCTGATCATCACCGATGGTGGCCATGAAAATATCACCCATTACCCCTATGGGCCGGACTTTAACATCGTTGGCTAA